The following are encoded together in the Balaenoptera acutorostrata chromosome 9, mBalAcu1.1, whole genome shotgun sequence genome:
- the MADD gene encoding MAP kinase-activating death domain protein isoform X50, whose product MVQKKKSCPRLLDYLVIVGARHPSSDSVAQTPELLRRYPLEDHAEFPLPPDVVFFCQPEGCLSVRQRRMSLREDTSFVFTLTDKDTGVTRYGICVNFYRSFQKRMPKEKGEAGAGSRGKEGPHATCISEEVGAESSESGPSLQPPSADSTPDVNQSPRGRRRAKAESRSRNSTLTSLCVLSHYPFFSTFRECLYTLKRLVDCCSERLLGKKLGIPRGIQRGTMWRIFTGALLVEEKSSALLHDLREIEAWIYRLLRSPVPVSGQKRVDIEVLPQELQQALTFALPDPSRFTLVDFPLHLPLELLGVDACLQVLTCILLEHKVVLQSRDYNALSMSVMAFVAMIYPLEYMFPVIPLLPTCMASAEQLLLAPTPYIIGVPASFFLYKLDFKMPDDVWLVDLDSSRVIAPTNAELLPILPEPESLELKKHLKQALASMSLNTQPILNLEKFHEGQEIPLLLGRPSNDLQSTPSTEFNPLIYGNDVDSVDVATRVAMVRFFNSPNVLQGFQMHTRTLRLFPRPVVAFQAGSFLASRPRQTPFAEKLARTQAVEYFGEWILNPTNYAFQRIHNNTFDPALIGDKPKWYTHQLQPVHYRVYDSSSHLAEALSVPPEHDSDSDPTDDSGSDSMDYDDSSSSYSSLGDFVSEMMKCDINGDTPNVDPLTHAALGDASEVAIDELQSQKEVEEPGPDSENSQENPPLRSSSSTTASSSPSTVIHGASSEPADSTEMDDKAAVGVSKSLPSVPPSIGKANVDRRQTEIGEGAQKLLRPNSLKLASDSDAESDSRASSPTSTVSNNSTEGFGGIMSFASSLYRNHSTSFSLSNLTLPTKGAREKTTPFPSLKGNRRALVDQKSSVIKHSPTVKREPPSPQGRSSNSSENQQFLKEVVHSVLDGQGVGWLNTKKVRRLLESEQLRVFVLSKLNRTVQSEDEARQDIIPDVEISRKVYKGMLDLLKCTVLSLEQSYAHAGLGGMASIFALLEIAQTHYYSKEPDKRKRSPTESVNTPIGKDPGLAGRGDPKAMAQLRVPQLGPRAPSASGKSPKELDTRSLKEENFVASIGPEVIKPAFDLGETEERKSQVSADSGVSLTSGPQRTDPDSVLGVSPAVMIRSSSQDSEVSTVVSNSSGETLGADSDLSSNAGDGPGGEGSIHLAGSRGTLSDSEIETNSATSAIFGKAHSLKPSVKEKLVGSPVRFSEDVSQRVYLYEGLLGKERSTLWDQMQFWEDAFLDAVMLEREGMGMDQGPQEMIDRYLSLGEHDRKRLEDDEDRLLATLLHNLISYMLLMKVNKNDIRKKVRRLMGKSHIGLVYSQQINEALDQLANLNGRDLSIRSSGSRHMKKQTFVVHAGTDTNGDIFFMEVCDDCVVLRSNIGTVYERWWYEKLINMTYCPKTKVLCLWRRNGSETQLNKFYTKKCRELYYCVKDSMERAAARQQSIKPGPELGGEFPVQDMKTGEGGLLQVTLEGINLKFMHNQFLKLKKW is encoded by the exons ATGGTGCAAAAGAAGAAGTCCTGTCCTCGGTTACTTGACTACCTAGTGATCGTAGGGGCCAG GCACCCGAGCAGTGATAGCGTGGCCCAGACTCCAGAATTGCTACGGCGATACCCGTTAGAGGATCACGCCGAGTTTCCCTTGCCCCCGGACGTCGTGTTCTTCTGCCAGCCGGAGGGCTGCCTGAGTGTGCGGCAACGGCGCATGAGCCTGCGCGAGGACACCTCTTTTGTCTTCACTCTCACCGACAAGGACACTGGGGTCACGCGTTATGGCATCTGTGTTAACTTCTACCGCTCCTTCCAAAAGCGCATGCCTAAGGAAAAGGGGGAGGCCGGGGCAGGGTCCCGTGGGAAGGAAGGACCCCATGCCACCTGCATCTCAGAAGAGGTTGGCGCCGAGAGCTCGGAGAGTGGCCCGTCCCTGCAGCCTCCAAGTGCCGACTCTACCCCGGATGTGAACCAGTCTCCTCGGGGCAGACGCCGGGCCAAGGCGGAGAGCCGTTCCCGCAACAGCACTCTGACGTCCCTGTGTGTGCTCAGCCATTACCCCTTCTTCTCCACCTTCCGAGAGTGTCTGTACACCCTCAAACGTCTGGTGGACTGCTGTAGTGAGCGACTGCTGGGCAAGAAACTGGGCATCCCTCGAGGCATACAGAG GGGCACCATGTGGCGCATCTTCACGGGAGCGTTGTTAGTGGAGGAGAAGTCAAGTGCCCTTCTGCACGACCTTCGAGAGATCGAGGCCTGGATCTATCGATTGCTGCGCTCCCCAGTACCCGTCTCAGGGCAGAAGCGAGTGGACATTGAGGTCCTGCCCCAGGAGCTCCAGCAGGCTCTGACCTTTGCTCTTCCAGACCCCTCTCGATTCACCCTAGTGGATTTCCCACTGCACCTCCCCTTGGAACTTCTGGGTGTGGATGCCTGTCTTCAGGTGCTAACCTGCATCCTGTTAGAACACAAG GTGGTGCTGCAGTCCCGAGACTACAACGCACTCTCCATGTCTGTGATGGCATTTGTGGCAATGATTTATCCCTTGGAGTATATGTTTCCTGTTAtcccactgctgcccacctgcatgGCGTCTGCAGAACAG CTGCTGTTGGCTCCAACACCGTACATCATCGGGGTCCCTGCCAGCTTCTTCCTCTACAAACTGGACTTCAAAATGCCTGACGATGTATGGCTGGTGGATCTGGACAGCAGCAGG GTGATTGCCCCCACCAATGCAGAACTGCTACCTATCCTGCCAGAGCCAGAATCATTAGAgttgaaaaaacatttaaaacag GCCCTCGCCAGCATGAGTCTCAACACCCAGCCCATCCTCAATCTGGAGAAATTCCACGAAGGCCAGGAGATCCCTCTTCTCTTGGGAAGGCCTTCTAATGACCTGCAGTCTACACCTTCCACTGAATTCAACCCACTCATCTATGGCAACGATGTGGATTCTGTGGATGTCGCAACCAG AGTGGCCATGGTCCGTTTCTTCAACTCCCCCAACGTGCTGCAGGGCTTTCAGATGCACACACGTACCCTGCGTCTCTTCCCGCGGCCCGTGGTAGCTTTCCAAGCTGGCTCCTTTCTAGCCTCACGTCCCCGGCAGACTCCTTTTGCTGAGAAACTGGCCAGGACTCAGGCTGTGGAGTACTTCGGAGAATGGATCCTCAACCCCACCAACTATGCCTTTCAGCGGATTCACAACA ACACGTTCGATCCAGCCCTGATAGGCGACAAGCCGAAGTGGTACACCCACCAGCTGCAGCCTGTCCACTATCGAGTGTATGACAGCAGTTCCCATCTGGCTGAGGCGCTGAGCGTGCCACCGGAGCACGACTCTGACTCTGACCCTACTGATGACAG CGGCAGTGATAGTATGGATTATGATGACTCAAGCTCTTCTTACTCTTCCCTTGGTGACTTTGTCAGTGAGATGATGAAATGTGACATCAATGGTGATACTCCTA ACGTGGATCCTCTGACACACGCGGCACTGGGGGATGCCAGTGAGGTAGCTATTGATGAGCTGCAGAGCCAGAAGGAAGTAGAGGAACCTGGCCCAGACAGCGAGAACTCTCAGGAAAACCCCCCTCTGCGTTCCAGCTCCAGCACCACCGCCAGCAGTAGCCCCAGCACCGTTATCCATGGAGCCAGTTCT GAACCTGCCGACTCAACGGAGATGGATGATAAGGCAGCAGTAGGCGTCTCCAAGTCCCTCCCCAGCGTGCCTCCCAGCATTGGCAAAGCGAACGTGGACAGGCGTCAGACAGAAATTGGAGAGGG GGCTCAAAAGCTGCTGCGGCCCAACAGCTTGAAACTGGCAAGTGACTCAGATGCAGAGTCAGACTCTCGAGCGAGCTCGCCCACCTCCACCGTCTCCAACAACAGCACTGAGGGCTTCGGGGGCATCATGTCTTTTGCCA GCAGCCTGTATCGGAACCACAGTACGAGCTTCAGTCTTTCAAATCTCACACTGCCTACCAAAGGAGCGCGAGAGAAGACCACACCCTTCCCCAGTCTGAAAG GAAACAGGAGGGCCTTAGTGGACCAGAAGTCATCGGTCATTAAACACAGCCCAACAGTGAAAAGAGAGCCTCCATCACCTCAGGGTCGATCCAGCAATTCTAg tgagaaccagcagttcCTGAAGGAGGTGGTGCACAGCGTGCTGGACGGCCAGGGAGTTGGCTGGCTCAACACGAAGAAGGTGCGACGGCTGCTGGAGAGCGAGCAGCTGAGAGTCTTTGTCCTGAGCAAGCTGAACCGCACGGTGCAGTCAGAGGACGAGGCCCGGCAGGACATCATCCCAGATGTG GAGATCAGTCGGAAGGTGTACAAGGGCATGTTAGACCTGCTCAAGTGCACGGTCCTCAGTCTGGAGCAGTCCTACGCCCACGCTGGTCTGGGTGGCATGGCCAGCATCTTTGCGCTTCTGGAGATCGCCCAGACCCACTACTATAGTAAAG AACCAGACAAGCGGAAGAGAAGTCCAACGGAGAGTGTAAATACACCAATTGGCAAGGATCCTGGCCTGGCTGGGCGGGGGGACCCAAAGGCCATGGCACAGCTGAGAGTCCCCCAGCTGGGACCTCGGGCACCAAGTGCCTCAGGAAAGAGTCCCAAGGAACTGGACACCAGAAGTCTAAAGGAGGAGAACTTTGTAGCATCTATCG GGCCTGAAGTAATCAAACCCGCCTTCGACCTTGGTGAGACAGAGGAGAGAAAGTCCCAAGTCAGCGCAGACAGTGGTGTGAGCCTGACATCTGGTCCCCAG AGGACTGATCCAGATTCTGTCCTTGGTGTGAGTCCGGCCGTTATGATCCGAAGCTCAAGTCAGGACTCTGAAGTTAGCACCGTG gtgaGTAATAGCTCTGGAGAGACCCTTGGAGCGGACAGTGACCTGAGCAGCAATGCAGGTGACGGACCAGGCGGTGAGGGCAGCATCCACTTGGCAGGCTCTAGAGGCACTTTGTCTGATAGTGAAATTGAAACCAACTCTGCCACCAGTGCCATCTTT GGTAAAGCCCACAGCTTGAAGCCAAGTGTAAAGGAGAAGCTGGTGGGCAGCCCAGTTCGCTTTTCTGAAGATGTAAGCCAGCGAGTCTATCTCTACGAGGGGCTCCTAG GCAAAGAGCGTTCTACTTTATGGGACCAAATGCAGTTCTGGGAAGATGCGTTCTTAGATGCTGTGATGTTGGAGAGAGAAGGGATGGGTATGGACCAGGGTCCCCAGGAAATGATAGACAG GTACCTGTCCCTAGGAGAACATGACCGGAAGCGCCTAGAGGATGATGAAGATCGTTTGCTGGCCACGCTCTTGCACAACCTCATCTCCTACATGCTGCTGATGAAG GTAAATAAGAATGATATCCGGAAGAAGGTGAGGCGCCTGATGGGAAAGTCGCATATTGGGCTTGTGTACAGCCAGCAAATCAACGAAGCGCTTGACCAGCTGGCAAACCTG AATGGACGAGATCTCTCTATCCGGTCCAGTGGCAGCCGGCACATGAAGAAGCAGACATTTGTGGTACATGCGGGGACAGACACAAATGGAGATATCTTTTTCATGGAG
- the MADD gene encoding MAP kinase-activating death domain protein isoform X41: MVQKKKSCPRLLDYLVIVGARHPSSDSVAQTPELLRRYPLEDHAEFPLPPDVVFFCQPEGCLSVRQRRMSLREDTSFVFTLTDKDTGVTRYGICVNFYRSFQKRMPKEKGEAGAGSRGKEGPHATCISEEVGAESSESGPSLQPPSADSTPDVNQSPRGRRRAKAESRSRNSTLTSLCVLSHYPFFSTFRECLYTLKRLVDCCSERLLGKKLGIPRGIQRGTMWRIFTGALLVEEKSSALLHDLREIEAWIYRLLRSPVPVSGQKRVDIEVLPQELQQALTFALPDPSRFTLVDFPLHLPLELLGVDACLQVLTCILLEHKVVLQSRDYNALSMSVMAFVAMIYPLEYMFPVIPLLPTCMASAEQLLLAPTPYIIGVPASFFLYKLDFKMPDDVWLVDLDSSRVIAPTNAELLPILPEPESLELKKHLKQALASMSLNTQPILNLEKFHEGQEIPLLLGRPSNDLQSTPSTEFNPLIYGNDVDSVDVATRVAMVRFFNSPNVLQGFQMHTRTLRLFPRPVVAFQAGSFLASRPRQTPFAEKLARTQAVEYFGEWILNPTNYAFQRIHNNTFDPALIGDKPKWYTHQLQPVHYRVYDSSSHLAEALSVPPEHDSDSDPTDDSGSDSMDYDDSSSSYSSLGDFVSEMMKCDINGDTPNVDPLTHAALGDASEVAIDELQSQKEVEEPGPDSENSQENPPLRSSSSTTASSSPSTVIHGASSEPADSTEMDDKAAVGVSKSLPSVPPSIGKANVDRRQTEIGEGAQKLLRPNSLKLASDSDAESDSRASSPTSTVSNNSTEGFGGIMSFASSLYRNHSTSFSLSNLTLPTKGAREKTTPFPSLKVFGLNTLMEIVTEAGPGSGEGNRRALVDQKSSVIKHSPTVKREPPSPQGRSSNSSENQQFLKEVVHSVLDGQGVGWLNTKKVRRLLESEQLRVFVLSKLNRTVQSEDEARQDIIPDVEISRKVYKGMLDLLKCTVLSLEQSYAHAGLGGMASIFALLEIAQTHYYSKEPDKRKRSPTESVNTPIGKDPGLAGRGDPKAMAQLRVPQLGPRAPSASGKSPKELDTRSLKEENFVASIGPEVIKPAFDLGETEERKSQVSADSGVSLTSGPQRTDPDSVLGVSPAVMIRSSSQDSEVSTVVSNSSGETLGADSDLSSNAGDGPGGEGSIHLAGSRGTLSDSEIETNSATSAIFGKAHSLKPSVKEKLVGSPVRFSEDVSQRVYLYEGLLGRDRGSMWDQLEDAAMETFSISKERSTLWDQMQFWEDAFLDAVMLEREGMGMDQGPQEMIDRYLSLGEHDRKRLEDDEDRLLATLLHNLISYMLLMKVNKNDIRKKVRRLMGKSHIGLVYSQQINEALDQLANLNGRDLSIRSSGSRHMKKQTFVVHAGTDTNGDIFFMEVCDDCVVLRSNIGTVYERWWYEKLINMTYCPKTKVLCLWRRNGSETQLNKFYTKKCRELYYCVKDSMERAAARQQSIKPGPELGGEFPVQDMKTGEGGLLQVTLEGINLKFMHNQFLKLKKW, encoded by the exons ATGGTGCAAAAGAAGAAGTCCTGTCCTCGGTTACTTGACTACCTAGTGATCGTAGGGGCCAG GCACCCGAGCAGTGATAGCGTGGCCCAGACTCCAGAATTGCTACGGCGATACCCGTTAGAGGATCACGCCGAGTTTCCCTTGCCCCCGGACGTCGTGTTCTTCTGCCAGCCGGAGGGCTGCCTGAGTGTGCGGCAACGGCGCATGAGCCTGCGCGAGGACACCTCTTTTGTCTTCACTCTCACCGACAAGGACACTGGGGTCACGCGTTATGGCATCTGTGTTAACTTCTACCGCTCCTTCCAAAAGCGCATGCCTAAGGAAAAGGGGGAGGCCGGGGCAGGGTCCCGTGGGAAGGAAGGACCCCATGCCACCTGCATCTCAGAAGAGGTTGGCGCCGAGAGCTCGGAGAGTGGCCCGTCCCTGCAGCCTCCAAGTGCCGACTCTACCCCGGATGTGAACCAGTCTCCTCGGGGCAGACGCCGGGCCAAGGCGGAGAGCCGTTCCCGCAACAGCACTCTGACGTCCCTGTGTGTGCTCAGCCATTACCCCTTCTTCTCCACCTTCCGAGAGTGTCTGTACACCCTCAAACGTCTGGTGGACTGCTGTAGTGAGCGACTGCTGGGCAAGAAACTGGGCATCCCTCGAGGCATACAGAG GGGCACCATGTGGCGCATCTTCACGGGAGCGTTGTTAGTGGAGGAGAAGTCAAGTGCCCTTCTGCACGACCTTCGAGAGATCGAGGCCTGGATCTATCGATTGCTGCGCTCCCCAGTACCCGTCTCAGGGCAGAAGCGAGTGGACATTGAGGTCCTGCCCCAGGAGCTCCAGCAGGCTCTGACCTTTGCTCTTCCAGACCCCTCTCGATTCACCCTAGTGGATTTCCCACTGCACCTCCCCTTGGAACTTCTGGGTGTGGATGCCTGTCTTCAGGTGCTAACCTGCATCCTGTTAGAACACAAG GTGGTGCTGCAGTCCCGAGACTACAACGCACTCTCCATGTCTGTGATGGCATTTGTGGCAATGATTTATCCCTTGGAGTATATGTTTCCTGTTAtcccactgctgcccacctgcatgGCGTCTGCAGAACAG CTGCTGTTGGCTCCAACACCGTACATCATCGGGGTCCCTGCCAGCTTCTTCCTCTACAAACTGGACTTCAAAATGCCTGACGATGTATGGCTGGTGGATCTGGACAGCAGCAGG GTGATTGCCCCCACCAATGCAGAACTGCTACCTATCCTGCCAGAGCCAGAATCATTAGAgttgaaaaaacatttaaaacag GCCCTCGCCAGCATGAGTCTCAACACCCAGCCCATCCTCAATCTGGAGAAATTCCACGAAGGCCAGGAGATCCCTCTTCTCTTGGGAAGGCCTTCTAATGACCTGCAGTCTACACCTTCCACTGAATTCAACCCACTCATCTATGGCAACGATGTGGATTCTGTGGATGTCGCAACCAG AGTGGCCATGGTCCGTTTCTTCAACTCCCCCAACGTGCTGCAGGGCTTTCAGATGCACACACGTACCCTGCGTCTCTTCCCGCGGCCCGTGGTAGCTTTCCAAGCTGGCTCCTTTCTAGCCTCACGTCCCCGGCAGACTCCTTTTGCTGAGAAACTGGCCAGGACTCAGGCTGTGGAGTACTTCGGAGAATGGATCCTCAACCCCACCAACTATGCCTTTCAGCGGATTCACAACA ACACGTTCGATCCAGCCCTGATAGGCGACAAGCCGAAGTGGTACACCCACCAGCTGCAGCCTGTCCACTATCGAGTGTATGACAGCAGTTCCCATCTGGCTGAGGCGCTGAGCGTGCCACCGGAGCACGACTCTGACTCTGACCCTACTGATGACAG CGGCAGTGATAGTATGGATTATGATGACTCAAGCTCTTCTTACTCTTCCCTTGGTGACTTTGTCAGTGAGATGATGAAATGTGACATCAATGGTGATACTCCTA ACGTGGATCCTCTGACACACGCGGCACTGGGGGATGCCAGTGAGGTAGCTATTGATGAGCTGCAGAGCCAGAAGGAAGTAGAGGAACCTGGCCCAGACAGCGAGAACTCTCAGGAAAACCCCCCTCTGCGTTCCAGCTCCAGCACCACCGCCAGCAGTAGCCCCAGCACCGTTATCCATGGAGCCAGTTCT GAACCTGCCGACTCAACGGAGATGGATGATAAGGCAGCAGTAGGCGTCTCCAAGTCCCTCCCCAGCGTGCCTCCCAGCATTGGCAAAGCGAACGTGGACAGGCGTCAGACAGAAATTGGAGAGGG GGCTCAAAAGCTGCTGCGGCCCAACAGCTTGAAACTGGCAAGTGACTCAGATGCAGAGTCAGACTCTCGAGCGAGCTCGCCCACCTCCACCGTCTCCAACAACAGCACTGAGGGCTTCGGGGGCATCATGTCTTTTGCCA GCAGCCTGTATCGGAACCACAGTACGAGCTTCAGTCTTTCAAATCTCACACTGCCTACCAAAGGAGCGCGAGAGAAGACCACACCCTTCCCCAGTCTGAAAG TATTTGGGCTAAATACTCTAATGGAGATTGTTACTGAAGCCGGCCCCGGGAGTGGTGAAG GAAACAGGAGGGCCTTAGTGGACCAGAAGTCATCGGTCATTAAACACAGCCCAACAGTGAAAAGAGAGCCTCCATCACCTCAGGGTCGATCCAGCAATTCTAg tgagaaccagcagttcCTGAAGGAGGTGGTGCACAGCGTGCTGGACGGCCAGGGAGTTGGCTGGCTCAACACGAAGAAGGTGCGACGGCTGCTGGAGAGCGAGCAGCTGAGAGTCTTTGTCCTGAGCAAGCTGAACCGCACGGTGCAGTCAGAGGACGAGGCCCGGCAGGACATCATCCCAGATGTG GAGATCAGTCGGAAGGTGTACAAGGGCATGTTAGACCTGCTCAAGTGCACGGTCCTCAGTCTGGAGCAGTCCTACGCCCACGCTGGTCTGGGTGGCATGGCCAGCATCTTTGCGCTTCTGGAGATCGCCCAGACCCACTACTATAGTAAAG AACCAGACAAGCGGAAGAGAAGTCCAACGGAGAGTGTAAATACACCAATTGGCAAGGATCCTGGCCTGGCTGGGCGGGGGGACCCAAAGGCCATGGCACAGCTGAGAGTCCCCCAGCTGGGACCTCGGGCACCAAGTGCCTCAGGAAAGAGTCCCAAGGAACTGGACACCAGAAGTCTAAAGGAGGAGAACTTTGTAGCATCTATCG GGCCTGAAGTAATCAAACCCGCCTTCGACCTTGGTGAGACAGAGGAGAGAAAGTCCCAAGTCAGCGCAGACAGTGGTGTGAGCCTGACATCTGGTCCCCAG AGGACTGATCCAGATTCTGTCCTTGGTGTGAGTCCGGCCGTTATGATCCGAAGCTCAAGTCAGGACTCTGAAGTTAGCACCGTG gtgaGTAATAGCTCTGGAGAGACCCTTGGAGCGGACAGTGACCTGAGCAGCAATGCAGGTGACGGACCAGGCGGTGAGGGCAGCATCCACTTGGCAGGCTCTAGAGGCACTTTGTCTGATAGTGAAATTGAAACCAACTCTGCCACCAGTGCCATCTTT GGTAAAGCCCACAGCTTGAAGCCAAGTGTAAAGGAGAAGCTGGTGGGCAGCCCAGTTCGCTTTTCTGAAGATGTAAGCCAGCGAGTCTATCTCTACGAGGGGCTCCTAG GAAGGGACAGAGGATCGATGTGGGACCAGTTAGAGGATGCTGCTATGGAGACCTTTTCTATAA GCAAAGAGCGTTCTACTTTATGGGACCAAATGCAGTTCTGGGAAGATGCGTTCTTAGATGCTGTGATGTTGGAGAGAGAAGGGATGGGTATGGACCAGGGTCCCCAGGAAATGATAGACAG GTACCTGTCCCTAGGAGAACATGACCGGAAGCGCCTAGAGGATGATGAAGATCGTTTGCTGGCCACGCTCTTGCACAACCTCATCTCCTACATGCTGCTGATGAAG GTAAATAAGAATGATATCCGGAAGAAGGTGAGGCGCCTGATGGGAAAGTCGCATATTGGGCTTGTGTACAGCCAGCAAATCAACGAAGCGCTTGACCAGCTGGCAAACCTG AATGGACGAGATCTCTCTATCCGGTCCAGTGGCAGCCGGCACATGAAGAAGCAGACATTTGTGGTACATGCGGGGACAGACACAAATGGAGATATCTTTTTCATGGAG